Proteins encoded within one genomic window of Halocatena marina:
- a CDS encoding glycosyltransferase family 2 protein: MSSSTVTVIIPAYNEAARISSVIRTITDMYDYEVLVIDDCSIDDTAAIAAEHGASVITNEQNYGYLETLQRGLRAADGDILVTMDADGEHRPVDIEPLVAPIASGQKDLMFGKREGYPRPSERLFSWLVRLRVDVTDSGSGFRALRQELAEQLTLPGECTCGTLVLEAHEAGARIGEVPTPAGDTDKPRRTGWWHWKHLPYVLKSLL, translated from the coding sequence ATGAGTTCATCGACAGTGACGGTTATTATTCCCGCTTACAATGAAGCAGCGCGGATCAGCTCGGTCATTCGCACGATAACCGACATGTACGACTACGAGGTGCTCGTGATCGATGATTGTTCGATAGACGATACCGCAGCGATCGCTGCTGAGCACGGTGCCAGTGTCATAACGAACGAGCAGAATTACGGCTATCTAGAAACACTCCAACGAGGATTACGAGCAGCTGACGGTGACATTCTTGTTACGATGGACGCCGATGGTGAGCACCGTCCTGTCGATATCGAGCCTCTCGTCGCTCCCATAGCAAGTGGGCAAAAAGATCTCATGTTCGGCAAACGCGAGGGGTATCCACGTCCATCCGAGCGGCTGTTTAGTTGGCTCGTGAGGCTGAGAGTCGATGTCACCGATTCAGGGTCGGGATTTCGCGCCCTGCGCCAGGAACTCGCCGAGCAGTTAACGCTCCCCGGTGAATGTACTTGCGGAACGCTTGTCCTCGAAGCGCACGAAGCGGGAGCTCGCATTGGGGAGGTTCCGACACCGGCAGGCGACACTGATAAGCCACGACGAACAGGCTGGTGGCATTGGAAGCACCTTCCCTACGTCCTGAAATCGTTACTGTAA
- a CDS encoding M28 family metallopeptidase yields MDTLPTAIVGDAYTSSHLWNLLCDLVDLDNRMAGQEGEAEGAQLVKDAFDSYGLRDASITEFEIPGWWRGSSSLTVEHERTHAFDAQHETVALPGTPSGDVTAEIIDIGHGLPEDFQTTDVAGKLVLASSLTPDGYGRWIHRGEKYGAAVRGGAAGFLFRNHLDGNLPPTGSVGNEDGPGDIPAIGVSKEVGKRLVRYCEDSETRARLAIDCRNERTTTRNIEAVVGPETDEEVLVTAHIDAHDIGEGANDNGVGTVLVTEIGRLLMQIADDIETRVRCLVFGAEEVGLYGAYEWTETHDLARVKCIINLDGAGYSRTADIYTHGYDAIGEAFTAVQDEFGVPVEISSDIRPHSDHWPFVQRGVPGAQGRSVADDSGRGWGHTHGDTLDKLDVRDLRDLSVVFTAGILELARADREIPHKPVSEIRAATIEQDYEAGMRNAGTWPFEETNTTEDDD; encoded by the coding sequence ATGGACACATTACCCACGGCAATTGTTGGCGATGCATACACGAGTTCTCATCTTTGGAATCTTCTCTGTGATCTTGTCGACCTCGACAATAGAATGGCTGGACAGGAGGGTGAAGCAGAAGGCGCACAGCTGGTGAAAGACGCGTTCGACTCGTATGGCCTGCGTGATGCTTCGATAACTGAATTCGAGATCCCCGGCTGGTGGCGTGGATCGAGTTCGCTCACTGTCGAACATGAGCGAACACACGCATTCGATGCACAACACGAGACGGTCGCGCTACCTGGAACACCGAGTGGCGATGTGACCGCCGAAATCATCGATATCGGACACGGTCTCCCCGAAGACTTTCAAACGACTGACGTAGCGGGGAAGCTCGTGCTCGCCTCAAGTCTCACCCCAGACGGGTACGGACGATGGATTCATCGCGGAGAGAAGTACGGAGCAGCTGTTCGCGGTGGTGCGGCTGGATTCCTCTTTCGTAATCACCTTGACGGGAACCTCCCACCGACTGGGAGTGTCGGCAACGAGGATGGACCTGGTGACATTCCAGCTATTGGCGTCTCGAAGGAGGTCGGGAAGCGACTCGTCCGCTACTGTGAGGACAGTGAGACTCGCGCTCGGCTGGCGATTGATTGTCGAAACGAACGGACGACGACCCGAAATATCGAGGCGGTAGTTGGCCCTGAAACCGACGAAGAGGTGCTTGTCACCGCTCACATCGATGCCCACGATATCGGTGAAGGAGCCAATGATAACGGTGTTGGGACAGTGCTTGTCACCGAAATTGGTCGTCTCCTCATGCAGATCGCCGACGATATCGAGACCCGCGTTCGCTGTCTCGTCTTTGGTGCTGAGGAGGTCGGTCTCTACGGAGCGTACGAGTGGACCGAAACGCACGACCTCGCGCGCGTAAAATGCATCATCAATTTAGACGGCGCTGGTTACTCCCGCACTGCTGATATCTACACACATGGATACGACGCTATCGGTGAAGCATTCACAGCGGTGCAGGACGAATTCGGTGTCCCTGTCGAAATATCGTCAGATATTCGCCCACACAGCGACCATTGGCCGTTTGTCCAACGCGGCGTTCCGGGTGCACAAGGCCGTTCGGTTGCAGATGACAGCGGGCGTGGCTGGGGGCACACGCACGGCGACACGCTCGACAAACTCGATGTACGGGACCTCCGTGATCTGTCTGTTGTTTTCACTGCGGGTATCCTCGAACTCGCACGAGCAGATCGAGAGATTCCACACAAACCTGTCTCGGAGATTCGTGCAGCGACGATTGAGCAAGACTACGAAGCGGGGATGCGAAATGCCGGCACCTGGCCCTTCGAGGAAACGAATACAACAGAGGACGACGATTGA
- a CDS encoding PadR family transcriptional regulator: protein MSTTVSDTSELGVAPELSAFQRQILAVLAEEARYGLAIKRELEAYYDQEINHGRLYPNLDDLVELGLVEKSARDRRTNEYALTEAGRDTITTQLSWVFSRFVTDEDRATELETLVDDAR, encoded by the coding sequence ATGTCGACAACAGTGTCGGACACATCTGAATTAGGTGTTGCACCAGAGCTATCTGCCTTCCAACGACAGATACTCGCAGTTCTCGCAGAAGAAGCCCGCTACGGGCTGGCGATCAAGCGAGAGCTAGAAGCTTACTATGATCAGGAAATCAATCACGGGCGGCTCTATCCGAATCTCGATGATCTCGTTGAGTTGGGCCTCGTCGAAAAGAGCGCACGTGATCGACGGACGAACGAGTATGCACTGACTGAGGCTGGGCGCGATACGATCACAACCCAGTTGTCGTGGGTCTTCTCACGGTTTGTCACCGATGAGGACCGCGCGACGGAACTCGAAACCCTTGTCGACGACGCTCGCTAA
- a CDS encoding SDR family oxidoreductase: MQVAVIGANGGIGRELLPRLADAGHDPIGVVRDKSQFEAIRERGGEPRLGDLEGAFTGTLRGADAVVFAAGSGGATGWDKTLLIDLWGARRSVDACVERAINRFVMISAYKASDPIAEPEAIRPYRVAKRCADDYTERSPLDTTILRPTTLTDDEGVGCVSVAYEYRDEDREAISRADVAQTVVACLENEETIGETIRLFGGNTPIENAIRSND, translated from the coding sequence ATGCAAGTCGCAGTGATCGGTGCAAACGGTGGTATCGGCCGCGAGTTACTCCCCCGACTCGCGGATGCTGGGCACGACCCGATCGGAGTCGTGCGGGACAAATCACAGTTTGAAGCCATCCGCGAACGTGGCGGAGAGCCACGGTTAGGCGACCTTGAGGGAGCGTTCACGGGCACACTCCGGGGCGCCGATGCCGTCGTATTCGCTGCTGGCTCCGGTGGTGCCACCGGCTGGGACAAGACGCTCCTGATCGACCTCTGGGGAGCACGACGGAGCGTTGATGCGTGTGTCGAGCGGGCAATCAACCGATTCGTTATGATCAGTGCGTACAAAGCGAGTGATCCGATAGCCGAGCCAGAGGCGATACGTCCATATCGGGTGGCCAAGCGGTGCGCTGACGACTATACCGAGAGGTCACCGCTTGATACCACTATTCTTCGGCCGACGACGCTCACCGACGACGAGGGAGTGGGATGTGTTTCAGTAGCCTACGAATACCGCGATGAGGATAGAGAAGCAATTTCACGCGCCGACGTCGCCCAGACGGTCGTCGCCTGTCTTGAAAACGAAGAAACAATCGGCGAAACGATCAGACTCTTCGGCGGCAACACACCAATCGAGAATGCGATCCGGTCTAATGACTGA
- a CDS encoding thioredoxin domain-containing protein, with protein MSSLIGIRKQVHAQTATKEQTFEADDPSLGIDVAAAPDEAAMQSYPTLGSADAPNEVVFYGGWKCPYTKAFVINQLPDIVQQFVVPGDFRIEFQPVVYENGEPFHGFDEVRVARAGFAIWEHDPEAFWTYFEYFYANQVSRAGWYSPERVLEIADAANVDDETALRERMESELYADRITATMNRVRSIPIRAVPRLVLDDEVYAPLVHEDKTMQALTEHKDE; from the coding sequence GTGAGTAGTCTTATCGGGATTAGAAAGCAAGTTCATGCCCAAACTGCCACCAAAGAACAGACGTTCGAAGCCGACGATCCGTCGTTGGGCATCGATGTTGCAGCAGCGCCAGACGAGGCCGCCATGCAGTCGTACCCGACACTTGGATCGGCCGATGCGCCAAACGAGGTAGTGTTCTATGGAGGATGGAAGTGTCCGTATACCAAAGCCTTCGTAATAAACCAGCTTCCTGATATCGTCCAACAGTTCGTTGTTCCCGGCGATTTCCGAATTGAGTTTCAGCCGGTTGTCTATGAGAATGGAGAACCATTTCATGGCTTTGATGAGGTGCGGGTAGCCCGTGCTGGATTCGCAATCTGGGAGCACGATCCAGAGGCGTTCTGGACATATTTCGAGTATTTCTATGCGAATCAGGTTTCTCGGGCAGGATGGTACTCACCTGAGCGCGTGCTGGAGATAGCAGACGCCGCAAATGTGGATGACGAGACAGCCTTACGCGAAAGGATGGAAAGCGAACTGTACGCCGACCGTATCACGGCAACAATGAATCGAGTCCGTTCGATTCCCATTCGAGCCGTTCCGCGTCTTGTTCTCGACGATGAGGTATATGCACCGCTCGTTCACGAAGACAAGACAATGCAGGCACTCACGGAGCACAAGGACGAATAA
- a CDS encoding metallopeptidase TldD-related protein — translation MDGFGDSLNAAEWVTSRLESEDVSHAEVGCVMKESTEGRVTLAELEPGTEHSQNAVWWRVFVEGSADYRFTTSLEESHLADLVGRSIQSARLLDQHTPARYDQGTTHQAMHPGWSVGGSLDNQSPSEKLEIVQSAFEDAMDGLSLERARASYHDTRIQSALLTTTGTTVRSTLERASVEIVVDPTNAPKMQRHFGSTAGMSFLDTLEKQFEEVASHARRNGEARCLRTPPDIDSPTEIVFGPRAAAELFHEVCHYLEIDMKYFGSSPFAVGDRIGPRSLQIEDGVCAGSWTARAFDAEGRTTTPVTLVSEGIVRNHLHDTASAIEEETVPAGTVVPSLGYERPPRIHSRHLSVTAGDTSRTSLRTGAAVRIESVESARLLNDATETKRQSSMPPSVQYAKDIAETTPSEFSDEATNQTLAFPIQIGYTIDGAERAQPFTDGTVIVSLSDIQSISMLGSRRETVTGTCTKHRSTVPYAITAPAIRLTARLSPE, via the coding sequence ATGGATGGCTTCGGAGACAGCCTCAACGCCGCTGAATGGGTGACATCACGGCTCGAATCGGAGGATGTTAGCCACGCAGAAGTTGGTTGTGTAATGAAAGAAAGCACAGAGGGAAGAGTAACGCTCGCTGAACTCGAACCTGGAACAGAACACTCACAGAACGCTGTTTGGTGGCGTGTGTTCGTTGAGGGAAGTGCAGACTATCGGTTTACGACTTCACTTGAAGAATCACACCTCGCTGATCTCGTAGGACGATCGATTCAATCGGCACGTCTTCTCGACCAGCACACTCCGGCACGGTACGACCAGGGAACGACCCATCAAGCGATGCATCCGGGATGGTCTGTTGGCGGATCGCTCGACAACCAGAGTCCGAGTGAGAAGCTCGAGATCGTTCAATCGGCGTTCGAAGATGCAATGGACGGTCTCTCCCTCGAACGAGCACGGGCATCGTATCACGATACTCGCATTCAATCGGCGTTGCTGACGACGACTGGAACGACCGTCCGCTCGACGCTTGAGCGCGCGTCGGTAGAGATAGTTGTTGACCCGACTAACGCGCCGAAGATGCAGCGCCATTTCGGGAGCACAGCCGGAATGTCGTTTCTCGATACGCTCGAAAAACAGTTTGAGGAAGTGGCATCACACGCGCGAAGAAATGGCGAGGCAAGATGTCTTCGAACGCCGCCCGACATCGATAGTCCGACTGAAATCGTGTTCGGTCCGCGTGCTGCAGCAGAACTATTCCACGAAGTTTGCCATTATCTGGAGATCGATATGAAGTATTTCGGGTCGAGTCCGTTCGCAGTCGGTGACCGAATCGGACCGCGTTCGCTTCAGATCGAAGACGGTGTCTGTGCTGGCTCGTGGACAGCGCGGGCGTTCGACGCTGAAGGGAGAACGACAACCCCTGTAACGCTCGTGTCTGAAGGAATCGTTCGGAACCATCTCCACGACACCGCGTCGGCTATTGAGGAGGAGACGGTCCCGGCGGGAACGGTTGTCCCGAGTCTCGGATACGAACGTCCGCCGCGGATTCACTCTCGGCACCTCTCCGTTACAGCGGGAGACACATCACGCACGTCGCTCCGTACGGGAGCAGCGGTGCGGATAGAGTCGGTTGAGTCAGCACGGCTACTCAACGATGCAACAGAGACAAAGCGCCAGAGCTCGATGCCCCCGAGCGTTCAGTATGCGAAAGATATCGCCGAGACTACCCCTTCGGAGTTCTCGGACGAAGCCACGAACCAGACCCTTGCGTTCCCGATTCAGATTGGGTATACAATCGACGGGGCAGAACGAGCACAGCCATTTACCGATGGGACTGTCATTGTCTCTCTGTCCGACATACAGTCCATTTCGATGCTCGGCAGCCGACGCGAGACAGTAACTGGTACGTGTACAAAGCATCGTTCGACGGTCCCATACGCAATCACAGCGCCGGCGATTCGACTTACTGCCCGTCTTTCCCCGGAATAG
- a CDS encoding helix-turn-helix domain-containing protein, giving the protein MDTVSEKDITTTSNTSAGGTKGGLTVYLCFNIGTIDVGCDDDSGDDPGEGDGPPTITPAPTATPTATPTATPRETRVPPEDTPSRTHSSPPQPRVSPSSTTTVTSTIAKTEHLPNTPSSVNSSATTTHSAPTQTTADRGPTHAETDSTTRPPTTSNVQSTDDSIATNSGGHHNDTHTPVAKAADDQSMLFGRIVGGFEPGLIGLGVMGIVLAGLVGFGVSNSAIGLSWMQSQFVHVGGVNVFDRGFEIIGQLWWVCLGARRSNPQRLLENDARRALYETLTVTPGQTLTAVAQETEYPRMTIERHARILVNAEILAHETQQESRHYYPMVDDTLTADVQTVIAAEEDGTKADILNAIREIDDKPTTTTAIAETLTHDISTVRHHLNRLEADGLIERARRGEKTAISFSEDYADIINRLITY; this is encoded by the coding sequence GTGGATACCGTCTCAGAGAAGGATATCACGACAACTTCAAATACGAGTGCGGGGGGAACGAAAGGTGGACTGACTGTCTATTTGTGCTTCAACATCGGTACGATCGATGTTGGCTGTGATGACGACTCTGGTGATGACCCCGGCGAAGGTGATGGTCCCCCGACAATAACGCCTGCCCCAACAGCAACGCCGACAGCCACACCAACAGCGACCCCGCGTGAAACACGAGTGCCTCCGGAGGACACGCCATCACGAACCCACTCGTCGCCACCACAGCCACGAGTATCACCATCCTCTACGACGACAGTGACCTCCACCATCGCAAAAACAGAGCACCTACCAAACACACCCAGCTCAGTGAACAGTTCCGCCACAACTACTCACTCAGCTCCGACGCAGACAACAGCTGATCGAGGTCCAACACACGCAGAAACTGATTCAACGACACGTCCACCCACTACGTCCAACGTCCAATCCACAGATGATTCGATCGCTACGAACAGCGGAGGACACCACAACGATACGCATACACCAGTTGCCAAAGCAGCCGATGATCAGTCGATGTTATTTGGACGTATTGTAGGCGGATTCGAGCCGGGATTGATCGGTCTTGGCGTTATGGGTATAGTGCTTGCAGGACTGGTTGGATTCGGGGTATCGAATTCGGCAATTGGGCTTTCGTGGATGCAATCGCAGTTCGTTCACGTGGGAGGCGTCAATGTATTTGATAGAGGATTTGAGATCATCGGCCAGCTGTGGTGGGTCTGTCTCGGTGCGCGACGATCGAATCCCCAGCGACTCCTCGAAAACGATGCTCGCCGTGCACTGTACGAGACACTCACTGTGACGCCCGGTCAGACACTCACAGCCGTGGCTCAGGAGACAGAGTATCCACGGATGACTATCGAACGCCACGCGCGAATACTTGTTAACGCGGAGATTCTCGCTCACGAAACCCAACAGGAGAGTCGACACTATTATCCCATGGTCGACGACACACTGACCGCTGACGTTCAAACCGTGATAGCTGCCGAAGAAGACGGAACAAAGGCTGACATTCTCAACGCGATCCGCGAAATCGACGATAAACCAACCACCACAACGGCAATCGCAGAGACGCTCACGCACGATATTTCAACAGTTAGACACCACCTCAACCGCCTCGAAGCGGATGGTCTCATCGAGCGTGCACGTCGGGGAGAAAAGACGGCTATTTCATTCAGTGAAGACTATGCTGACATCATCAATCGGCTTATAACGTACTAA
- a CDS encoding type 1 glutamine amidotransferase: MSVSNRDSLDLYVVRNEVDPECAYHCDALTARFPTAEAVDFVAGERISLDEADGVILTGSTAAVYESDSRPWITEQEELVRELVDRDIPTLGVCFGHQVINSALGSTVEKVETTATLVGANLADDPLFDGVDPVVVSLHSDVVTEPGENMEIIASADHARVFGTRHRTAPLWTIQFHPEITATHRDDLIDDFGWQSEQFSFDDVATGQLFENFKRIVRRTHGY; the protein is encoded by the coding sequence ATGTCTGTTAGCAATAGAGATTCGTTGGATTTGTACGTCGTTCGCAACGAGGTCGATCCGGAGTGTGCGTATCACTGCGACGCGTTGACAGCGCGGTTCCCCACTGCCGAGGCGGTCGATTTTGTCGCGGGCGAACGTATCTCTCTCGACGAGGCAGACGGCGTCATCTTAACTGGCAGCACGGCGGCAGTTTATGAGTCTGACAGCCGTCCGTGGATCACTGAACAGGAGGAACTCGTCCGCGAACTTGTTGATCGAGACATTCCAACGCTCGGCGTCTGTTTTGGCCACCAAGTAATCAATTCGGCGCTCGGTAGCACCGTCGAAAAGGTCGAAACCACGGCGACACTCGTTGGGGCGAACTTAGCCGACGATCCGCTGTTCGACGGAGTCGATCCAGTTGTCGTTTCGCTACACAGCGACGTCGTGACAGAGCCGGGGGAGAACATGGAAATTATCGCGTCAGCCGATCACGCTCGCGTGTTTGGGACTCGCCACCGGACTGCACCACTATGGACGATACAGTTCCATCCAGAGATTACAGCCACACACCGGGACGACCTCATCGACGACTTCGGATGGCAATCGGAGCAGTTCTCGTTCGATGACGTCGCTACCGGACAGCTCTTTGAAAACTTCAAGCGTATTGTTCGAAGAACACACGGGTACTGA
- a CDS encoding YdeI/OmpD-associated family protein translates to MNKKEISNGVVHEVPEDLRKSLTSAKAAVEAWEDITPLARNEFICWVEDAKKTETRERRIKRTRDELIDGKRRPCCWPGCSHR, encoded by the coding sequence ATGAATAAAAAAGAAATTTCTAATGGAGTGGTGCACGAAGTTCCAGAGGATTTACGAAAATCCCTGACGTCTGCGAAAGCGGCGGTGGAAGCTTGGGAGGATATTACACCACTTGCACGCAACGAGTTTATCTGCTGGGTCGAAGACGCTAAGAAAACTGAGACGAGAGAACGCCGGATCAAGCGAACGCGTGATGAGCTTATAGATGGAAAGCGCCGACCTTGTTGTTGGCCTGGTTGCTCGCACCGTTGA
- a CDS encoding PadR family transcriptional regulator yields MSTTVSDTSEFGIAPELSAFQQHILTILAKKPRYGLAIKRELDAYYDQETNHGRLYQNLSTLVELGLVEKSARDKRTNEYALTEAGRDTIATQLSWVFSRFVTDEDRATELETLVDDAR; encoded by the coding sequence ATGTCGACAACAGTGTCGGACACATCTGAATTCGGTATTGCACCAGAATTATCCGCGTTCCAACAGCATATCCTTACAATTCTAGCAAAGAAGCCCCGCTATGGGCTGGCGATCAAGCGCGAACTAGACGCCTACTACGATCAGGAAACCAACCATGGGCGGCTCTACCAAAATCTTAGTACTCTCGTTGAGTTGGGCCTCGTCGAAAAAAGCGCACGTGATAAACGGACGAACGAGTATGCACTGACTGAGGCTGGGCGCGACACGATTGCCACGCAACTGTCGTGGGTCTTCTCACGGTTCGTCACCGATGAGGACCGCGCGACGGAACTCGAAACCCTCGTCGACGACGCTCGCTAG
- a CDS encoding FAD-dependent monooxygenase translates to MSDRTERSDVVIVGCGPGGAVLAYLLARSGVDVALIERAATFEREYRGFGWNPGVIRLFDEMDLLDDILALAHETVTEGALSLYGKNVPVLDFDLLETDYPYALMMEQPALLECLVDHAMTYDGFSFYPATTVTDIERDGSSSGNGVRAHDRTTDQEVTFEARVVVGADGRYSTVRSTADIAPGLFESPIDLVWFKLPRGAVDASAEGRIDRDGILMYFGLDGGELQIGYLVRNDEWPAIKDAGFSAFRNRVAAIDPEVAEAVTTHLDGFRDTTLLNIAPGLADTWTQDGLLLLGDAAHVASPVGAQGNPLAVEDAVVAHDVLVRALSESSGNLSGQVLDEFEARRRPSVERVISLQRRAADNFAFWLTYGEYVPTWLVRGSATVFKRVVPHSRIIQRLVESFALGDQTVSVGRSHFTD, encoded by the coding sequence ATGTCTGATAGAACCGAGCGTTCTGATGTCGTTATCGTCGGTTGCGGTCCCGGAGGCGCTGTTCTCGCGTACCTCCTTGCTCGGAGCGGCGTGGACGTTGCCCTTATCGAACGGGCTGCGACTTTTGAGCGAGAATACAGGGGATTTGGCTGGAATCCGGGCGTCATTCGGTTATTCGACGAGATGGACCTCCTTGACGACATTCTCGCTCTTGCCCACGAGACTGTCACCGAGGGGGCGTTATCGCTCTACGGTAAAAACGTCCCGGTGCTTGATTTCGATCTACTCGAAACGGACTATCCCTATGCGCTGATGATGGAGCAGCCGGCACTGCTCGAGTGCCTCGTCGACCACGCTATGACGTACGATGGATTTTCCTTTTATCCTGCAACGACCGTTACGGATATCGAACGGGACGGATCGAGCAGCGGTAACGGTGTTCGGGCACACGACCGTACAACCGACCAGGAGGTCACATTCGAGGCGCGTGTCGTGGTGGGTGCCGATGGTCGATACTCGACTGTCCGCTCTACTGCTGACATTGCCCCCGGTCTGTTCGAGTCGCCGATTGACCTCGTCTGGTTCAAACTTCCGCGAGGGGCGGTTGATGCCAGCGCAGAGGGACGAATCGACCGTGACGGCATTCTCATGTATTTCGGACTGGATGGTGGTGAGCTTCAGATCGGCTACTTGGTTCGGAATGATGAATGGCCTGCAATCAAGGATGCGGGCTTCAGTGCGTTTCGGAATCGGGTAGCAGCGATCGACCCGGAGGTTGCCGAGGCTGTTACTACCCATTTGGATGGTTTCCGCGACACTACGCTCTTGAATATCGCACCAGGACTCGCGGATACGTGGACCCAGGACGGTCTCTTGTTGCTTGGCGACGCTGCCCACGTTGCAAGCCCAGTGGGAGCACAAGGAAATCCTCTCGCTGTTGAGGATGCTGTCGTCGCTCACGACGTCCTCGTCAGAGCCCTCTCCGAGTCTTCGGGAAACCTGTCTGGTCAGGTTCTTGACGAATTCGAAGCGCGACGGCGTCCAAGCGTTGAACGAGTCATCTCACTCCAACGGCGTGCAGCGGACAACTTCGCGTTTTGGCTGACGTACGGAGAGTACGTCCCGACGTGGTTGGTTCGTGGCTCTGCGACAGTTTTCAAACGGGTGGTCCCTCATTCACGTATCATTCAGAGGTTGGTCGAATCGTTCGCACTCGGAGATCAGACTGTCTCTGTCGGCCGATCGCACTTTACGGACTGA
- a CDS encoding DoxX family protein, with product MTTDTIGEAEPMPETTATGKTTTNNIKKDGHKRNKIIYWVTTGFLAFGMLAGGVQQLLQIGYVEIFTQLGYPLFLMPILGVWKILGVVAVLVPKYPLLKEWAYAGFFFVMSGAAISHIMVSQPIYEALPALVLLIVTVVSWYFRPESRKLSSRKQ from the coding sequence ATGACGACAGATACTATCGGTGAAGCAGAACCAATGCCTGAGACCACCGCAACAGGAAAAACAACCACAAACAACATCAAAAAGGATGGTCATAAAAGAAATAAGATTATTTACTGGGTCACCACCGGATTTCTAGCGTTTGGAATGCTGGCAGGTGGTGTCCAACAACTACTGCAAATTGGCTATGTTGAGATATTCACTCAATTGGGCTATCCGTTGTTTCTAATGCCTATTCTTGGCGTCTGGAAGATTTTGGGAGTTGTAGCCGTGCTTGTTCCCAAATACCCACTACTGAAGGAGTGGGCTTATGCAGGCTTTTTCTTTGTTATGTCGGGAGCTGCCATTTCACACATCATGGTAAGTCAACCGATATATGAAGCACTTCCTGCGTTGGTGTTGCTAATTGTGACAGTGGTATCCTGGTATTTCAGACCTGAGAGTAGAAAACTAAGTTCGCGCAAGCAATAA